Proteins encoded together in one uncultured Desulfosarcina sp. window:
- a CDS encoding sigma-54 dependent transcriptional regulator has translation MTMALNPPRPILIVDDEPSILLAIDTTLQMAGLNHTITCQDSRQVMGLLADTPIESMLLDLNMPNVDGHRLLDDVRREYPDVPVIIVTGAVDVETAVRCIKAGAFDYIVKPVEADRLITAVNRAVAFQELRRENQSLRRHMLRNDLEHPEVFRNIITTNPKMLALFQYVESIAGTTQPVLIRGETGVGKELIARAIHRLSGLKGRFVAINAAGLDDTIFSDTLFGHAKGAFTGADSTRGGLIEQADGGTLFLDEIGDLTQASQVKLLRLLQEGEYFSLGDDHPRSSNARIIAATNQRLSDLLKEKRFRKDLNYRLQTHRIVVPPLRERLEDVPLLVDHFIAAAATSLNKPRPSVPDALMTLLTGYYYPGNVRELESMIFDAVSRYQSGALSMASIQAHIDREHTTGGSGTSSMVLDDSGDPPITFSPRLPTLKEAAQLLVAEAMRRSGGNQSKASKMLGISQQALSKRLKKASD, from the coding sequence ATGACCATGGCGCTCAATCCCCCGCGACCGATTCTGATTGTTGACGATGAACCTTCCATTCTGCTGGCCATCGACACCACCCTTCAGATGGCCGGGCTGAACCATACGATTACCTGCCAGGACAGCCGCCAGGTGATGGGCCTGTTGGCCGACACCCCGATAGAATCCATGCTCCTGGACCTGAACATGCCCAATGTCGACGGTCATCGGCTGCTGGACGACGTTCGACGGGAATACCCCGATGTGCCGGTGATTATCGTCACCGGTGCCGTGGATGTGGAAACCGCCGTACGGTGCATCAAGGCCGGAGCCTTCGACTACATTGTCAAACCGGTGGAGGCGGATCGCCTGATCACGGCCGTCAACCGGGCGGTTGCCTTCCAGGAACTCCGGCGGGAGAATCAATCCCTGCGGCGGCACATGTTGCGCAACGATCTGGAACATCCGGAAGTCTTCAGGAACATCATTACGACCAACCCGAAGATGCTGGCCCTATTTCAGTACGTGGAATCCATTGCCGGCACCACACAGCCGGTTTTGATCCGGGGCGAAACCGGCGTGGGCAAAGAACTGATTGCCCGGGCCATTCACCGGTTGAGCGGCCTGAAAGGACGCTTCGTTGCCATTAATGCTGCCGGTCTGGACGACACCATTTTTTCGGACACCTTGTTCGGCCACGCTAAAGGGGCGTTTACCGGTGCGGACAGCACCCGCGGCGGCCTGATCGAGCAGGCCGACGGGGGAACCCTGTTTCTCGATGAGATCGGCGACCTGACCCAGGCCTCCCAGGTGAAGCTGTTGCGTCTGCTGCAGGAGGGAGAATATTTTTCGCTGGGCGACGACCATCCCCGGTCGTCCAACGCACGAATCATTGCCGCCACCAACCAGCGGCTCTCCGATCTATTGAAGGAAAAGCGTTTTCGAAAGGATCTCAACTATCGGTTGCAGACCCATCGCATCGTCGTCCCGCCGTTAAGAGAGCGCCTGGAGGATGTTCCCCTGCTGGTTGATCATTTTATTGCCGCGGCGGCCACCAGTCTGAACAAACCGAGGCCGTCGGTACCGGATGCGCTGATGACGCTGCTGACCGGCTACTATTACCCGGGCAACGTTCGTGAACTGGAATCCATGATTTTCGATGCCGTCAGCCGTTATCAATCCGGTGCTCTTTCCATGGCATCCATTCAGGCCCACATCGACCGGGAGCATACTACCGGTGGCAGCGGAACGTCGTCTATGGTTCTCGATGATTCCGGCGATCCACCCATCACCTTTTCCCC
- a CDS encoding cache domain-containing protein, with protein MATVRFQNLLKHIPFRIFMPVVMTVLLFILTIFQLILPMMQERLMDGKREVIRELVVSAWSSLEGYARQERQGLLSREAAQQQAKTHIRGLRYGPNFKDYFWINDMHPRMVMHPYRPDLEGADISTFADPAGKRLFIACVEIVRAKGAGYVDYQWQWMDDPTRIVPKISYVMGFEPWGWILGSGIYVEDVHAQISAITRKLTLVCSWILFAIILLSVLIIAHGAKVTHEKKQAEERALLKQEQLFQAAKMVSLGTLVSGVAHEINNPITSVMLNAPNLSRMWESILPILDRYYAQNGDFPVGGSVYSRIRDRIPPMLTSITDDARRVRDIVKDLKDFARDNPSESMEDVDVNEVVHKAVGLTANLINKSTRHFKLDCQVELPPVYGNAQRIEQVTINLVVNACQALPDAERSVTVGTGFEADQNYVFIEVCDEGVGIPTEALMQITDPFFTTRREQGGTGLGLAITDRIVRDHGGTLTFDSAPGKGTRVRAIFPLKKELHQPNRQVD; from the coding sequence ATGGCAACGGTGCGCTTCCAAAACCTGCTCAAGCACATCCCCTTTCGCATCTTCATGCCGGTGGTGATGACGGTCCTGTTGTTCATCCTGACGATTTTCCAGTTGATCCTGCCCATGATGCAGGAGCGTCTGATGGACGGCAAACGGGAGGTGATTCGGGAACTGGTGGTGTCGGCCTGGAGCAGTCTGGAAGGGTACGCCAGGCAGGAGCGCCAGGGCTTGTTAAGCCGGGAGGCAGCCCAGCAGCAGGCCAAAACCCACATCCGGGGGCTACGCTATGGCCCGAACTTCAAGGACTATTTCTGGATCAACGATATGCATCCCCGGATGGTCATGCATCCGTACCGACCGGATCTGGAAGGCGCGGACATCTCAACTTTTGCGGACCCTGCCGGAAAACGGCTGTTCATCGCTTGCGTCGAGATTGTGCGGGCTAAGGGTGCCGGGTACGTGGACTATCAGTGGCAATGGATGGACGATCCGACCCGGATTGTGCCCAAAATTTCCTATGTGATGGGATTCGAACCCTGGGGCTGGATCCTGGGATCGGGCATTTACGTGGAGGATGTCCACGCCCAGATTTCGGCGATCACGCGCAAACTTACCCTGGTCTGCAGCTGGATCCTTTTTGCGATCATCCTGCTTTCGGTGCTGATCATCGCGCACGGCGCAAAGGTCACCCATGAAAAAAAGCAGGCCGAGGAGCGGGCCCTGCTCAAACAGGAGCAGCTTTTCCAGGCCGCCAAAATGGTGTCCCTGGGAACGCTGGTTTCCGGGGTGGCCCACGAAATCAACAATCCCATTACGTCGGTCATGCTCAATGCCCCCAATCTCAGCCGCATGTGGGAGTCCATTCTGCCGATTCTGGATCGATATTATGCGCAAAACGGCGATTTCCCGGTGGGCGGCAGCGTATATAGCCGCATCCGCGACCGAATCCCCCCGATGCTGACCAGCATTACCGACGATGCCCGCCGTGTCCGGGACATCGTGAAAGACCTCAAGGATTTCGCCAGGGACAACCCGTCGGAATCGATGGAAGATGTGGATGTGAACGAGGTGGTCCACAAGGCGGTGGGATTGACAGCCAACCTGATCAATAAATCGACCCGGCATTTTAAACTGGATTGCCAGGTAGAATTACCTCCGGTTTACGGCAATGCCCAGCGTATCGAACAGGTGACGATCAATCTGGTGGTCAACGCCTGCCAGGCGCTGCCCGATGCCGAGCGGTCCGTCACAGTGGGCACCGGATTCGAGGCGGACCAGAATTATGTGTTCATCGAGGTCTGCGACGAGGGGGTGGGCATCCCTACCGAAGCCTTGATGCAAATTACCGATCCCTTTTTTACCACCCGACGGGAACAGGGCGGCACCGGACTCGGGCTGGCCATTACCGACCGCATTGTCCGGGATCACGGCGGCACCCTGACGTTCGATTCGGCCCCTGGCAAGGGAACCCGGGTGCGTGCGATTTTTCCGCTAAAAAAAGAACTTCACCAACCGAACAGGCAGGTAGATTAG
- a CDS encoding flavodoxin: MKKALIIFGSTTGNTEEMAGMVKTMLEQADFEVEVKEVTEASTADLTADHDLLLLGCPAYGDDEIELQEDFADFYEQLDGTRLDGKPFAVFAPGDSSYEYFCGSVDMLEDKLNDLGGKMVNDGLKIDGDPSDAEGEIATWVESIAGSAS, translated from the coding sequence ATGAAAAAAGCACTGATCATCTTTGGATCGACCACGGGCAACACGGAAGAAATGGCCGGCATGGTTAAAACAATGTTGGAGCAAGCGGATTTCGAGGTCGAGGTCAAGGAAGTCACCGAAGCGTCCACAGCGGATCTGACCGCCGATCACGATCTGCTGCTGCTCGGCTGCCCGGCTTATGGAGATGACGAGATTGAACTCCAGGAGGATTTTGCCGATTTTTACGAACAACTCGACGGCACCCGGTTGGACGGCAAGCCTTTCGCCGTCTTCGCCCCGGGTGACAGTTCCTATGAATATTTCTGCGGATCGGTGGACATGCTCGAAGACAAGCTGAACGATCTCGGCGGCAAGATGGTCAACGACGGACTCAAGATCGACGGCGACCCAAGCGACGCAGAAGGAGAAATCGCAACCTGGGTCGAATCGATTGCCGGTTCCGCAAGTTAA
- a CDS encoding YajD family HNH nuclease → MSSDKKRNKSENLSNVVAEARRHMRERENTYREKALKLFPHVCGRCGREFSGKQLKELTVHHRDHNHDNNPPDGSNWELLCIYCHDNEHGRLEVAESYDQSSASTGSSSSDFSHQPFAALEELLKKK, encoded by the coding sequence ATGTCGTCCGATAAAAAAAGAAATAAATCCGAGAACCTGTCCAACGTCGTTGCCGAAGCCCGTCGCCACATGCGGGAACGGGAAAATACCTACCGCGAAAAAGCCCTGAAGCTGTTCCCGCATGTCTGCGGACGCTGCGGCCGGGAATTCAGCGGCAAACAACTGAAGGAACTGACCGTCCATCACCGGGACCACAACCACGACAACAACCCGCCCGACGGCAGCAACTGGGAACTGCTGTGCATTTACTGCCACGACAACGAGCACGGCCGATTAGAGGTCGCCGAATCTTACGATCAAAGTTCCGCGTCCACGGGATCATCCTCATCCGATTTTTCCCACCAGCCTTTTGCCGCGCTGGAAGAGCTGCTGAAAAAGAAATGA